A genomic region of Papaver somniferum cultivar HN1 chromosome 7, ASM357369v1, whole genome shotgun sequence contains the following coding sequences:
- the LOC113296370 gene encoding uncharacterized protein LOC113296370 produces MGDASHASHVRSRTYADQVKGKQQLPTTSIDLSSLPLPTLKEGKPAIVLPESFYLEGCDIWKFSLIGRLDFKGITFQEMKDDLEHQWQLGQGAVQLIPMSRGFFTIKLQSQTAKDKLLNAETWFFRHQKLTLIEWFPGFDAEKQRSSHASVWVSFPGLPLEFWTEKTLLSLAKSLGTPIVVDRRTLAHEYGHFASVLVDINFAEAATDAIHITVGGLDFWQSVEIQKVPKYCSKCKLIGHTDHECRKKHKENTERRLVVSKQVSVDDSQPGVSNIPKPAGGEWQVARRKKKGKKKAHNVNVDVRDVVDNIAGEEADVEFAAKLVKAQQLEVVMAQAKADFESVYVELLMAGEFLLNKNRYNAIETIQDVEESSADAKFRDDQEARRVRMQSMHKVVNTTEGRNTSDSESLQDSNLRICDEKGSLPRINSGATSQIDINSSKTGF; encoded by the exons ATGGGAGATGCTTCTCATGCGTCTCATGTTAGGTCTCGTACTTATGCTGATCAGGTGAAGGGGAAGCAACAGCTTCCAACAACATCTATTGATCTCAGTTCTTTACCATTGCCAACGTTAAAAGAAGGCAAACCAGCGATTGTTTTACCTGAATCTTTCTATTTGGAAggttgtgatatttggaaatttagTCTTATTGGACGTTTAGATTTCAAAGGAATTACTTTCCAAGAGATGAAGGATGATTTGGAACATCAATGGCAGCTAGGTCAAGGTGCGGTTCAGCTAATTCCTATGAGTAGAGGTTTCTTCACCATCAAGTTACAATCCCAAACAGCAAAAGACAAGCTTTTGAATGCTGAAACTTGGTTTTTTAGGCATCAAAAGCTAACCCTAATTGAATGGTTTCCTGGTTTTGATGCTGAAAAACAAAGATCATCTCATGCTTCCGTGTGGGTTTCTTTTCCAGGGCTTCCATTAGAATTCTGGACAGAAAAAACGCTATTGTCCTTGGCTAAATCATTAGGAACTCCAATTGTGGTTGATAGACGTACTCTTGCTcatgaatatggtcactttgcatCAGTTTTGGTGGATATTAATTTTGCTGAAGCAGCTACTGATGCTATTCATATTACGGTTGGGGGTTTAGATTTTTGGCAATCTGTTGAGATTCAAAAAGTTCCAaaatattgttccaagtgcaagttGATTGGGCATACTGATCATGAATGTAGAAAGAAACACAAGGAAAATACTGAGCGACGACTTGTGGTAAGCAAACAAGTTAGCGTTGATGATTCTCAACCTGGCGTGAGCAATAttcctaaacctgctggtggggaatGGCAAGTGGCTAGGCGTAAGAAGAAGGGTAAGAAAAAAGCTCACAACGTCAATGTAGATGTTCGTGATGTTGTTGATAATATTGCTGGTGAAGAAGCTGATGTGGAGTTTGCTGCTAAGCTGGTGAAGGCTCAGCAGTTGGAGGTTGTTATGGCACAAGCCAAAGCTGATTTTGAATCTGTCTAtgttgaattg cTTATGGCTGGGGAGtttcttttgaataaaaacaGATATAATGCTATTGAAACAATTCAAGATGTGGAGGAGAGTTCAGCTGATGCAAAGTTTAGGGATGATCAAGAAGCTAGGCGTGTTCGCATGCAATCCATGCATAAGGTAGTGAATACTACTGAGGGTAGGAATACTTCTGATTCCGAGTCTCTTCAGGACTCCAATTTGAGAATTTGTGATGAAAAAGGAAGTTTACCAAGAATTAATTCTGGTGCAACTTCTCAGATTGATATTAACTCCTCCAAAACTGGTTTTTAA